The genomic DNA AACCTCGAGTCCTACCACCAGGCGTGCACGCGCCTGGTGCGTGCCGACTACTGCGGCACGGGCAAGGCGCATACGGTCGCCGGCAACCGCATCAACTTCTATGACCCGCTCGGCATCCAGCAGGACTCCGAGGCGTGGTTGTTCGAGGCGGCGTGGGACGCGAACGGCGCCCGCTGCTTCTACGCGCTCAACCGCACGCATTCCGAGTTGCCCTGCTTCAGTGCCCGGCAGGATCTGCTGTGTGGCCTGGACCTGGGCTCGCCCTCGCTGGGCGTGCTGCTGCGCAACGAGACGCCTGGCACCCTGGGAATCGATCCAGGCAAATAGCCACACTCCAGGGAGGGCTCCGCCGCGTTTCTTGACGGGCTGGAGTCCTCGCGCACAGTAGGTGTGTGTCCTGGCGAGAGTGGAGGGTTGGAGTCTGTGCCGCGGCTGCCTTGCTGCTGGCCTCGTGTGTGACCGTGAAGGCGCGTCCCGAGGCGGACCCGCTCGATGAAGCCCAGGCCTACCTGCGCGCGTGGGCCGAGGGCGACTTCGCGGTGCTGCGGCGCTCGGTGGACGCGCCACCGGCGAATTTCGAGGCGCGGCATCAGCGCTTCCGCGATGAACTGCGCATCCTCTCTTCCCGCTTCGAGCCTGGCCGTGTCGAGCGCGAAGGGGAGAGCGCCGTGGTCACCTTCCGAGCCCTCCACGTGTTGCGCGGGCTGGGCGAATGGCAGGTGGATGGCGCGCTGCGGCTCGTGCTTCGCGAGGGGCGTTGGTGGGTGCGTTGGAGTCCGGCGGTGCTGCACCCCTCGGCACGCGAGGGGGATCACTTCTCCCTCACGAGGACGCGCCCCCGGCGGGCCGCCCTCCTCGACGGACAGGGACGACCCCTCACCGAGGAAGGCGAGGTCATCACCATTGGCGTCGAGCTCCGGCGCATCCAGAAGCGCGCCACCGTCGCCTCGGCGCTCCAGACGCGCTTGGGGGTGGACCCGGCTCGGCTGGAGAAGGTGCTGAACGCGCCGGGTGTGGCGCCCGGGCATTTCGTTCCCATCATCGACGTGCGGCCCGAGCGCTACCAGCAGGTGCGTCCGGCACTCGCGCCCGTGCCCGGCATCTTCTTCCGCCGCAAGAGCGCCCGGCTCGTGCCGGCGGACGGTTTCGCGGCGCACACCCTGGGGCGGGTGGGCGAGGTGACGGCCGAACTGCTCGCGCAGCTGGGTCCGACCTATCAGCGGGGCGACATCGTGGGTCTGTCCGGGTTGGAGCGGGCCTATGAGCGGCAACTCGCGGGACGTCCCTCCGGCGAGGTGCGACTCACGCGCCCGTCTGGCGAGGTGCGCGTGCTCGGCCGCTTCGAGGGAGCGCCGGGCATGCCGCTGCGCACCACGCTGCTTCCGCGGGTGCAGTCCGCCGCGGACCTGGCGCTCGAGGGTGTGACGCAACCGGCGGCGCTCGTCGCGGTGGACACCCGCACGGGTGCCATCCTGGCGGTGGCGAGCCGTCCACTCGAGGAGCCCTTGAATCGGGCCCTCACCGGCCGCTATCCGCCCGGCTCGACCTTCAAGGTCGTCACGGCGGAGGCGCTGCTCGCCGGAGGAATGGGCGTGGAGACCGCCGTATCGTGCCCGGCGGGCGCGACCGTGGGCGGCAAGTTGTTCCGCAACTTCGAGGGGGAGGCATTCGGGACGACCCGCCTTCGCGTGGTCTTCGCCCACTCGTGCAACACCGCCTTCGTGATGGGCGCGGCGGGGCTCGCGGCGGATGCGCTCGGGGCCGCGGCGCATCGCTTCGGCTTCGGTGTGGAGTATGGGGTGGGGCTTCCGTCCCCCGGTGCCTCGTTTCCTGGCCCCCGGGATGACGCCGAGCGGGCGGCGGCCGCCATCGGACAGGGGCGCGTCCTGGCCACGCCGTTGCATATGGCCTCCGTCGCCGCGGCGGCCAGCTCGGGCAAGTGGCACGCGCCCTACCTCCTGGCCGATCTCTATGACGGTCCGAGCGCTTCGCTCGCGGCGGGGACGCGGGGATCCTTGCAGGCGCTGATGCGCGCCGTCGTCACCGAGGGCTCTGGCCGGGCCGCGTCGGGCGTGGCGGGACTCGCGGGCAAGACGGGCACCGCCGAATTCGGGACCGGCACTCCGCTGCCCACGCACGCCTGGTTCATCGGTTTTCGCGACGGCATTGGCTTCGCCGTCCTGGTGGAGGGCGGTGGCGTGGGCGGCCGTGTCGCCGTGCCCATCGCCGCGAAGTTCGCCGCCGCCTTGTGATCAGCTCCACGTGCGTTGCTGGTTGCGGGCGTTCTTGTCCCGGAACGCCTGCTCCAGATCCACACCCACCCGGTTGGAGATGGCCACCAGGTAGTTGAAGACGTCCACCAGCTCCTCGGCGAGGTGGGTGCGTGCTTCCTCGGTCGGAGTGGCCTGACCCTCGTCGAAGAACTTGTTGTAGCGGCGCACCGCCTTGAACAGTTCACCCACTTCCTCACCCATGAGGAAGCAGTTGTGGACCAGATCCACCTTCAACCATCCATGCATCGCCTCGAGCTCATGGATGTAGCGTTGGTAGTCCTTCATCGTCGCGCCTTCGGGGAGTGTGATCATGCGCTCCTTCCTCGCTGGCGCGTCGTGAGCTGTCAAGGCCACCAGTCGCCTGCTGGGTCCGCCGCCCCATGCTTCGTGAACTGGACCCAGGGGCAGACGACGGGCCGGGATTTCATTCCCATGCTGAACACACCATGAAAATCCTCGCGTGTGTTTTGGGCATGCTGTCGTTGATTGTTGGACTGCCCGGCCGTGTCGGCTGTGCTCCCTCCGTCTGGGGGCTTGGCGCGATGGAGAAGGTCCGGCCTCAGACGCCCTTGGGCAAGGGCTCGATCGTGCGGTTGTTCGCCGCGCGCAACGAAACGGTCTCCTTCCAGGTGGGTTTGCACGGAGGGGACGCGGGATGGAACGGGGTGAGTGCGCGCCTTCTCGCGTTGAATGGCCCCGTCTCCATTCAGGGGGCGGACATCCTCCTCTACCGCGAGGAGTTGCTGTCCATCACCAAGCCCACCTTGCCGTATTCCGAGCCGGGGCAGTGGCCGGACGGCCTGGTGCCGGACGTGGACGAGACCTTCGGGGAGAAGCGTCGGGCCTTTCCCTTCAACATTCCCGCGGGTGAGTCCCGCGCCGTCTGGGTGGATGTGCATGTTCCGATGGACGCGCCCCCAGGGGAGTACCGGGGCGCGGTCGAAGTGGAAGGGGAGGGAGTCCGATCGACCGTCTTCGTGTCCCTCACGGTGGTGGACTGGGTGATGCCGAGCACCCCCTCGCTCCGGACAAGCTTCCTGCTGTGGGCGCCCAGCGTGTGTCAGGCGTTCACCGGCGAGCGGGACTGTCCCCCGGAGGTTCAGTTCCGGTTGTTGTCGTCCTTCCAGAAGATGGGGCTCGAGCACCGCGTCACGCTCACCAGCCGCTTCGATCCCGAGGACGTTCCCGAGCCGGCCACCTTCGACACCTGGTGGTCTCCCTTCCTCTCGGGGACGACGCCGCTGCGTTTGCCGGGAGCGCGGATGACGAGCGTGGAGTACGCGGGGCCCTCCACGCCCGAGCACCTCATGGACTTCTCCGCCCGGGCCTCGGCGAGCGGCTGGGCGCCCTTGACCTTCTACACCGTGGGCGATGAGCCCCCCATCTTCATCTCGTTCGACGAGGCGCGTGCCCGCTCCTCGCTCTTGCGGCAACGGGCTCCGTCGCTGCACACGTTGCTCACCATCTCCTCGCTCCACGCACTGGAGGTGGAGCGGCTGAATGACCTCATCGACATCGCCGTGGTGATGGTCAACCGGCTCGAACCGTCACAAACGGCGGCCGAGAGTGGGCCGTCCTCTCGCTCCGAGGCGTTCCTCCGCTTGCCGGGCCGGGAGTTGTGGCTCTACCAGTGCTGCATGTCCCATGGCTGTGGCTCGGGCGCGCCCGAGAACCTTCCAGGGCAGGGCTGGCCCTCGTACATGGTGGACGTTCCGGCGACGAAGGCGCGGGCCCTGGAGTGGGTGTCCTTCCAGCGGGGCGCGACGGGGGAGCACTACTACCAGGTGGCGCAGATGCTCTCCACGGCATGGACGGACCAGTACATCTTCAGCGGGAACGGGGATGGAACGCTCTTCTACCCAGGGAAGGCCGCGAGCATCGGTGGAACCCAGGACGTGCCGCTGCCTTCCATGCGTCTCAAGCTCATCCGCATGGGCATCCAGGACTACGAGTGGTTGAAGCGGGTGAGCGACCTGGGAGACTCGGCGTTCGCCCAGGAAGTGGCGCGGGAGCTCATCCCCGAGCCCTGGCTCGTGCCCGATGAGGGCGAGGCCTTCGAGCTGGCCCGCGTGCGCCTCATCCAGCGGGCCCTCATGCTCTCGGGCGCCAGGGTTCCGGACTCCGTGAACGCCTACCTGCGGGAGCACTCAGGGCCCGTGGCTCTTCACGACCTCTCGCCGGTGGGGTTGGGGCCGGAGCCCTGAGGTCCCTTCTTCCGCGCCAGCCAGTTGCGGAGGAAGGCCTTCACGGCGGGGTGCTGGGACTCGCGGAACACCCCCGGTGGGCCTGACTCGACGATGCGCCCCTCGTCCATCAGGACGAGGTTGTCGGCCATGCCGAAAGCGGACGCCACGTCCGGGGTGATCACGACCGAGGTCGCTCCGAGCTGCTGCTTGCTGGTGGCGATGATCTCGTTGACGGCGGCGGTGGTGAGCGGATCCAGTCCGGCCGTGGGGTCGTCATAGAGGAGGATCCGGGGCTGGAGGATGGTGGCGCGCGCGAAGCCCACGCGCTTCTGCATGCCGCCGGACAGCTCGCCCGGAAAGCGGGTGGTGGCGTGCGAGAGCCCCACCTTGGCGAGCGTCGCGTTCACCGTCTCCTGGATTTCCGCCTCGGACATCCGCGTGCGTTCGCGCAGGGGGAACGCCACGTTGTCGAAGACGTTGAGCGAGTCGAAGAGGGCGTTGGCCTGGAAGAGGATGCCCTGCTTGCGGCGCATCTGGTTCAGCGCGGACTCGTCCATGCTCGCCACGTCCTGCCCTTCCACGAGCACGGTGCCCTGGTCCGGCCGCAGCAAGCCCATGATGTGCTTCATCAGCACGGACTTGCCCGAACCGGAGATTCCCAGCAGCACGCAGGTGGTGCCCTCGGGGACCACGAGGTCCACGCCCCGCAGGGCCGGGTGGCCGCCAAAGGACTTGTGGAGGTCCCGGACCTCGATGGCCAGCTTGCGTGCCGGCTCGCTGTTCGTGTCGCTCATCGTCCCCGCACCATATACGGGATATACGGGCGGCGCTCTTCCGGGTTACTCGGAATGGGATGGGTGAACCCTGGCGGCACGGAATGTATGGGTTTGGGTCCGGAGCGGATGTTCCCGGCCCGTGAACCGAGATGACAGCCGACGTGATGGGGTGGATGGCTACGCCGCGGCGCGACTGACCCCTGGGATGGGTTCGTGGCCTGTGTGCTGTGCCTGTAGAGATTCAGCGGTGCCATCAGGCGCATGGCCTGAGGCGGGATGTAACACCGTGTTCATTCGGCCGCGTGGCGAGAGTCCTTCACCGCCACGAATTCCTTGTCTGAATGGCTTATCCCTTCTTCTTTCACTCCGTTTTTCTTGTTTGTATGGCCTCCCGGTTCTCCTCGGGGAACACCTGTCCGAAAAAGAGAAAAACGGCTGCATAGATCGTCGGCTGCTCGGCTCCTCTACGAGGAATTGTTTTGGAGGCAACGTGCAAGTTCTGCCGACGATGACCGTGGTGAAGCGTGGCTGTGGCTGGGTGGCCCTGGCTCTCTCGGGACTGCTGATGGCGTGTACGCCGGAGCCTACGGAGAAGCCGGATTGTGAGACGGCGCCCGATAGTGAGGAGTGCTCGAAGCCTCCACCTCCAGATGCCAAGTACAAACTGTCTCTCGATGGCGAGATGGCGACGTACAAGGCGGGGGGCGACATCAAGGTCTCCTGGAGTGCGCCCGAGGATCATCCTGAGAGCGATTGGGTGGGACTCTTCCCCGAGGACAACCTGGAGTCCTCGCATCTGACCCGGCAGAACGTTCCCGCGGGCTCCAGTGGAACCCTGACGTTCTCCGCGCCCTCGCGGAGTGGAAAGTACGCACTGCGCTACATCACCGGTTCCGGGAATGTCGCGAAAGAGGTCGGAAGCAAGTCGTTCTCGGTGGAGGTGCCTCCGACTCACATCTTCCTGTTCAGCAACGACGCGGGCGGCGACTACACCCTGGTGGTGGACCAGGATCTGCCGAACATCCAGATCGGTATCCTGTCGCGCAGGCCGACCCGTGTGAAGTTGGCCGGCGCCTACGTGGGCAACGTCAGTGCCGTGCGGTTGGTGAGCGAGGCGTTCCAGGAGTCGACCGTGGAGGGCGTGACCGCGTCCAGGATCCAGCGTGTTCCCTCGGAGTCGGTCACGGTCACGCAGCCCTATACGCCGCCCACGTTGGTTTGCACCACCGGCGACCGTGTCCTGTTGTCTCGAAATGGATGCAACTCCACGACCCAGGTGGAGGAGTACTTCCTGTCGAAGTTTGGCGAAGTCCAGGTCCTGTCCCACGTGAGCAAGGAAAGCGAGTTTTCTGGGTCTATCGAGCTGTCCAAGGCCCGGATGAACCTGGTGCTCGTCCGGGATGCCGAGCGGTTCGACGTGGCGGCCGCGCTGGGTTCGCCCGCGGGCGCGGTCGATATCGTCGTGGACGTGAACGCCACGGTGGGATCGTCCGCTCCCGGAATTCCCGCGCTCACCACGGGCAATCTCGCCGAGGGGTCCACGGTTCGGATCAACAACTACGCTTCCATCGTGGGAGCGGGAGGGGCGGGCGGCTCGGGTGGCAATGGCGCCAAGGGTTCTTATGAGCATACCTGCAGCCGAAATGGGTTTCCGGGCGGAGCGGCGATCCATCTGACGGCGCCGACCACCCTCGACAACAAGGGCAACATCTGGGGCGGCGGCGGTGGCGGCGGTGGCGGTTCTGGAGAAGGCTTTTCCGTGGGCGGAGGCGGTGGAGCGGGCTTTGCTGGCGGCGCGGGGGGCGTGAAGGTCAGTCCTCTCAGCGAGCGGGAGGAGATCGCGTACTGCGGCGCGGACAATCGCAAGCTGCTTCGCGAGAGCGCCCCCGGTGGTGCGGGGAGCAACCTCGCGGGAGGCGAGGGGGGGAAGGTGGGTGACCTCGAGAAGACGGACTCCTTCGCCCTGGTCGCCGGAAACGGTGGCGGCTATGGCCAGCCCGGCGGGTCTCCGAAGGGTCAGGTCATCGCCTCCCGGGGCGGGGCCGCGGGCGCCGCCATCAAGCGCAACGGCCACAGGGTGAACCTGCCGGATGGACCCTTGCCGGATGCGGCCTACGACATCGGCTTTGGACCCCTTCGCGGTCCGATTGAGCCGTAGTCGCTCGTGACGCGCCGGGCCAGGGGGTGGGTGACTCGCCGCGACGCGAGTGGCCCACCCCCTGTCCTTTTTCGCGGTGTGGATGCGGGTGAATCGGCTCTCTCCGAGATTCGTTTCACCAAGAGCACAGTTTCTCAGAATGGACGAACGCGTGGGAGACGTGAGCCATACATCGGGGCAAAGGTAGCCGTTGTTCTTCCAGGCTCTGGTTTCGGCGGCGATGGGGGACGTCGGGTGAAAAACAATTTTTGAATAGATTTTTTAATACGAGCGGGCATCATGCGGTGTACCGCCGTTTCCCGGGTCTTGAGCGACAGTCATGGCATCCTGTCCTGGGTGCTGTGTCTGGCTTTGTTCGGATCGTCGATGGGGAGATGCATCGCGGCAAGACAAGGGCACGCATGAAGATGAGAGCGGGAAGCTGGAGTTGGAAGCGCGCTGGATTCCGTGGCCTGAAGAGCCCGGTGGTGTTGGCGCTCACGGCGCTGACGGCTTGCAGCGAGGTACACAACGATGGAGGCGCGGGGCCGACCCAAGGGGCCAAGGCCATCTCCAACGATACCTCCTCTCCCGTGCTGGAGTCCCCCAGCGCCCAGGAGGGCCTGTCCTCCGGACCCTCGGTGGAGCCCGGGAGCGCATCATCCCCCGCGCTGGAGTCCTCCGGGCTCCAGGCGGAGCAGCAGTGGGCGTGGACGGGCAGTTCCGTGCTGCCCGATCACAAGCAGGTGATGATGTCGCCCGTGGTCGTGGACGTGAACAAGGATGGCGTCCCGGACATCGTCTTCAGCACCTTCGCGGGCTCCAACTACAGCTCCGACGGGGTCATCCGGGCCATCAGCGGCGATGACGGCCGCGAGTTGTGGGCGGCGACGGACCCGGCGGCCCGGGTGAAGGCGGCGGCCAGCATCGCCGCCGGTGACATCGATGGTGATGGCAAGGTGGAGATCTGCGCCATCCCCGAGAATGGCCGCGGCATCCTCTGCATCGAGAACGACGGCACCTTCAAGTTCCGCTCGGCCGAGGCCGCGTATGACTACAACGAGTGGGGTGGCCCCTCGCTGGCGGACCTGGACGGCGATGGCACCGTCGAAATCCTCGACGGCAACCGCGTCTACAGCAACACCGGTGCGCTCAAGTGGGTGGGCTCCGATGGCATGGGCGGCGCCCTGTACACCGGCCCCATCTCCTTCGGCGCGGACATCGACCAGGACGGCACGCAGGAAGTGATCAACGGCCGCTCCGTCTACCGGCATGACGGCTCGCTCAAGTGCGCCAACACGGAGATTCCTCACGGCTTCGCGGGCGTGGGCAACTTCGACGAGGATCCCGCCGCGGAGATCGTGGTCGCGGGTCACGGCAAGGTGAGCCTGCTCGATGACGACTGCACGCTGCTCTGGACGCGGGATGTCCATGTCACGGGCCACGAGCAGTCCGAGGCGGGCCATGGCGGTCCTCCCAACATCGCGGACTTCGATGGTGACGGCCAGCTGGATGTCGGTCTGTCCGGAGACTGGAACTACACGGTCTATGGCTCCGACGGTTCCGTGAAGTGGTCCTACGCCATCCAGGACTACAGCTCCGGCAAGACGACCTCCACCACCTTCGATTTCGAGGGTGATGGCCGGCTCGAGGTCGTCCTCTCGGATGAAACCCACGTGCGCATCTTCGACGGACGGACCGGTGCGCTGCGCTGGGAGACGCGCAACAGCTCGGGCACCACGCACGAGAACCCCATCATCGTGGACGTGGACGCGGACGGCAGCGCGGAGATCATCGTCGCCGCCAACAACCATGCGTACCCGGGCTTCAACGGCATCCGCGTGTTCCGTGACTCCCAGAACGAGTGGGTGGGCACGCGAGGCATCTGGAACCAGCACGCCTACTCCATCACCAACGTCAACGACGACGGCACCATCCCCGCCCAGCCGGTGGCCAACTGGCTCACGCCGGGTCTCAACACCTTCCGCTCCCAGGCTCCGGGCTCCCGGGCCGCCGTGTGCCGGGTGCAGGGCACCTGGTCACCCACGGGCAGCCTGGCCCTGCCCCGGTTGCACCACACGTCGGTGCTCCTGCAGGACGGCCGCGTGCTGACGGCGGGCGGCTTCAACACCACCGCCGAGCTGTACAACGCGGACACGGGCACCTGGACCCGTACGGGTGACACCCTGGGCTCCCACCGCTACCACACGATGACGCGCCTGCTGGATGGGCGGGTGTTGATCGCCGGCGGTGGGTGGTGCCCGACGACGCTCGCCACCTCCGAGCTGTACTACCCGGACGCGGGCCGTTGGAAGGCGACGGGCAACCTGGTGGTGTTCCGCACCCACCACACCGCCACGCTGCTGCCCAATGGCAAGGTGCTGGTGACGGGTGGCGAGGACACCGAGGGGGTCGCGCTGTCCTCGGTGGAGCTGTATGACCCGGCCACGGGGACCTGGTCGCTCGCGGGGAACCTGAGCGCGGCCCGCCGCGATCACTCGGCCACGTTGCTGCCCAACGGCAAGGTGCTCCTGGCCGGTGGTGGCGATGACACGCGTGAGACGCTGGGCTCGGCGGAGGTGTATGACCCGGCCACGGGGACCTCGACGCCCGTGGGCGACCTGGACAAGGCACGCCGCTTCCACTCGGCCACGTTGCTGCCCAACGGCAAGGTGCTCGTGGCGGGTGGCGGGGACAGCTACCAGGTGGCCAACAGCATCGCGGCGGAGCTGTATGACCCGGCCACCAAGACCTGGACGGCCACGGGCAACATGAGCACGCCGCGCCGCTTCCACTCGGCCACGCTGTTGCCCAATGGCAAGGTGCTGGCGGCGGGTGGTTACCACCAGGCCACCGGCATCCTCTGGGGCGCGGAGTTGTACAACCCGGCCACGGGCACCTGGTGCCCGGCGGGCAGCCTGAACGTGGACCGGTACGGCCACACGGCCACGTTGCTCAATGACGGCCGGGTCCTGGCGACCGCGGGTGTCAGCAACACCGATCAGGCCTCCTCCGAGGTGTTCGGCCTGGAGTGATGAACGCCGCTGGCGCTCGCTGAGCGCCAGGGGATGAGCCAAGGGGTTCCGGGATGGCGGATGCTCGCCGCGCCCGGAGCCCCTTTCTTCTGCGCGCGTGGGCCCTGGGTCGTAGATTGAGGCGCAGAAAGGATTTCATGACGCCCATCGACGACCTCTTTCCCTCGGACGAACAGCTTCCCGCCAACGTGCGGCTCCCCGGGTATCTCGAGCAGCGCGAGTACCTCGTGGGGGGCGAATTGCGGACCTGGGCGGGCGAACTCAACCCGGTGCAGAGCCCGGTCTTCATGAAGACGCCCCGGGGCCCGGAGCCGAAGGTGATTGGCGCCACGCCGCTGCTCACCTCCCGGGAGTCCCTGGAGGCGCTGCACGCCGCGGTGAAGGCCTATGATCATGGCCGGGGCGTCTGGCCGACGATGCGCGTCGCCGAGCGCATCGAGCACGTCGAGCGCTTCCTCGTCGCGATGCGGGCTCAGCGCACCGCCGTGGTGAACCTGCTCATGTGGGAGATCGGCAAGACGCAGCCCGACTCCGAGAAGGAGTTCGACCGCACGATCGACCTCATCGTCGAGACGATTCGCGCGCTCAAGGAGCTGGATCGCACCTCGTCCCGCTTCGTGCAGGAGCAGGGCGTCATGGCGCAGATCCGCCGGGCCCCCATCGGCGTGGCGCTGTGCATGGGCCCGTACAACTACCCCCTCAACGAGACCTTCAGCACCCTGTTTCCCGCTCTGCTCATGGGCAACGCCGTGGTCTTCAAGCCGGCGAAGTT from Melittangium boletus DSM 14713 includes the following:
- a CDS encoding ABC transporter ATP-binding protein, whose protein sequence is MSDTNSEPARKLAIEVRDLHKSFGGHPALRGVDLVVPEGTTCVLLGISGSGKSVLMKHIMGLLRPDQGTVLVEGQDVASMDESALNQMRRKQGILFQANALFDSLNVFDNVAFPLRERTRMSEAEIQETVNATLAKVGLSHATTRFPGELSGGMQKRVGFARATILQPRILLYDDPTAGLDPLTTAAVNEIIATSKQQLGATSVVITPDVASAFGMADNLVLMDEGRIVESGPPGVFRESQHPAVKAFLRNWLARKKGPQGSGPNPTGERS
- a CDS encoding penicillin-binding transpeptidase domain-containing protein; its protein translation is MLLASCVTVKARPEADPLDEAQAYLRAWAEGDFAVLRRSVDAPPANFEARHQRFRDELRILSSRFEPGRVEREGESAVVTFRALHVLRGLGEWQVDGALRLVLREGRWWVRWSPAVLHPSAREGDHFSLTRTRPRRAALLDGQGRPLTEEGEVITIGVELRRIQKRATVASALQTRLGVDPARLEKVLNAPGVAPGHFVPIIDVRPERYQQVRPALAPVPGIFFRRKSARLVPADGFAAHTLGRVGEVTAELLAQLGPTYQRGDIVGLSGLERAYERQLAGRPSGEVRLTRPSGEVRVLGRFEGAPGMPLRTTLLPRVQSAADLALEGVTQPAALVAVDTRTGAILAVASRPLEEPLNRALTGRYPPGSTFKVVTAEALLAGGMGVETAVSCPAGATVGGKLFRNFEGEAFGTTRLRVVFAHSCNTAFVMGAAGLAADALGAAAHRFGFGVEYGVGLPSPGASFPGPRDDAERAAAAIGQGRVLATPLHMASVAAAASSGKWHAPYLLADLYDGPSASLAAGTRGSLQALMRAVVTEGSGRAASGVAGLAGKTGTAEFGTGTPLPTHAWFIGFRDGIGFAVLVEGGGVGGRVAVPIAAKFAAAL
- a CDS encoding MazG nucleotide pyrophosphohydrolase domain-containing protein; the protein is MITLPEGATMKDYQRYIHELEAMHGWLKVDLVHNCFLMGEEVGELFKAVRRYNKFFDEGQATPTEEARTHLAEELVDVFNYLVAISNRVGVDLEQAFRDKNARNQQRTWS
- a CDS encoding kelch repeat-containing protein; the encoded protein is MKMRAGSWSWKRAGFRGLKSPVVLALTALTACSEVHNDGGAGPTQGAKAISNDTSSPVLESPSAQEGLSSGPSVEPGSASSPALESSGLQAEQQWAWTGSSVLPDHKQVMMSPVVVDVNKDGVPDIVFSTFAGSNYSSDGVIRAISGDDGRELWAATDPAARVKAAASIAAGDIDGDGKVEICAIPENGRGILCIENDGTFKFRSAEAAYDYNEWGGPSLADLDGDGTVEILDGNRVYSNTGALKWVGSDGMGGALYTGPISFGADIDQDGTQEVINGRSVYRHDGSLKCANTEIPHGFAGVGNFDEDPAAEIVVAGHGKVSLLDDDCTLLWTRDVHVTGHEQSEAGHGGPPNIADFDGDGQLDVGLSGDWNYTVYGSDGSVKWSYAIQDYSSGKTTSTTFDFEGDGRLEVVLSDETHVRIFDGRTGALRWETRNSSGTTHENPIIVDVDADGSAEIIVAANNHAYPGFNGIRVFRDSQNEWVGTRGIWNQHAYSITNVNDDGTIPAQPVANWLTPGLNTFRSQAPGSRAAVCRVQGTWSPTGSLALPRLHHTSVLLQDGRVLTAGGFNTTAELYNADTGTWTRTGDTLGSHRYHTMTRLLDGRVLIAGGGWCPTTLATSELYYPDAGRWKATGNLVVFRTHHTATLLPNGKVLVTGGEDTEGVALSSVELYDPATGTWSLAGNLSAARRDHSATLLPNGKVLLAGGGDDTRETLGSAEVYDPATGTSTPVGDLDKARRFHSATLLPNGKVLVAGGGDSYQVANSIAAELYDPATKTWTATGNMSTPRRFHSATLLPNGKVLAAGGYHQATGILWGAELYNPATGTWCPAGSLNVDRYGHTATLLNDGRVLATAGVSNTDQASSEVFGLE
- a CDS encoding DUF4091 domain-containing protein produces the protein MKILACVLGMLSLIVGLPGRVGCAPSVWGLGAMEKVRPQTPLGKGSIVRLFAARNETVSFQVGLHGGDAGWNGVSARLLALNGPVSIQGADILLYREELLSITKPTLPYSEPGQWPDGLVPDVDETFGEKRRAFPFNIPAGESRAVWVDVHVPMDAPPGEYRGAVEVEGEGVRSTVFVSLTVVDWVMPSTPSLRTSFLLWAPSVCQAFTGERDCPPEVQFRLLSSFQKMGLEHRVTLTSRFDPEDVPEPATFDTWWSPFLSGTTPLRLPGARMTSVEYAGPSTPEHLMDFSARASASGWAPLTFYTVGDEPPIFISFDEARARSSLLRQRAPSLHTLLTISSLHALEVERLNDLIDIAVVMVNRLEPSQTAAESGPSSRSEAFLRLPGRELWLYQCCMSHGCGSGAPENLPGQGWPSYMVDVPATKARALEWVSFQRGATGEHYYQVAQMLSTAWTDQYIFSGNGDGTLFYPGKAASIGGTQDVPLPSMRLKLIRMGIQDYEWLKRVSDLGDSAFAQEVARELIPEPWLVPDEGEAFELARVRLIQRALMLSGARVPDSVNAYLREHSGPVALHDLSPVGLGPEP